The genomic DNA GACGACGATGTTGGGCGCGGCGAGCCGCAGCAGCGTCGAGACGATCGGCGCCTCGAGCAGGCGCCGGGTGCGCGGATCGACGCCATCGGCGGGCGATGCGGTGGCGGGCATGGCAGTGCGCATCTCGCGATTCCCTCAGGCCCGCGCGGCGGCCGGCGGCATCACTTGCGACGCCGGCTTGGCGGGACGGCGGATCGCCATCACCAGCAGCGACGCCAGCAGGCAGGCACCGCCCGCAGCATAGAGCGCGGGCGTGTAGGTCAGCAGCAGCGTGCGCGCGAAGCCGGCGCCATAGGCCGCGACCGCGGCGCCCAGCTGGTGCGCCGCGAAGATCCAGCCGAACACCAGCCCCACCTTCTGCGGGCCGAAGGCCGCGCCCGCGAGCTTGACGGTCGGCGGCACGGTGGCGATCCAGTCGAGCCCGTAGAACATCGCGAACAGGCCCAGGCCGTAGATGGTGAATTGCGAATGCGGCAGCCAGAACAGCGACAAACCGCGCAGGCCGTAGTACCAGAAGAGCAGCTTGCGGTTGTCGTAGCGGTCCGAGAGCCAGCCCGACAGGATGGTGCCGACGAAGTCGAAGGCGCCCATCATCGCCAGCACCGATGCGGCCGGCACGGCGCCCAGGCCGTTGTCGCCGCACAGCGAGATGAAATGCGTCTGCACCAGCCCATTGGTGCTGAGGCCGCAGATGAAGAAGGTGCCGGCGAGGATCCAGAAGGTGCGGTTGGAGAACACTTCGCGCAGCACCACGAAGGGTGTGCGGAAGGTCATCGCCGCCGGCGCGGCCACCGGTGCCGCGGGTTGCAGGCCGGGCTTTTCGCCAAAGGGCAGCAGGCCGATATCCGAAGGCCGGTTGCGCATGAAACACAGCGCCAGCGTGGCGATCAGCACGCAGCCGACGAAGATCGGCACGATCGCCGAGCGCCAGCCCCAGTGCTCGATCATCCAGGCCGCGAACGGCAGGAAGGCCAGCTGCCCGGTGGCCGAGCTGGCGGTGAGCATGCCGATCACGAGGCCGCGGCGCGCGGTGAACCAGCGGTTGGCCACCACCGCACCGAGCACCAGCGCGGTCATGCCGGTGCCGAGACCGAGCATCAGGCTCCAGAGGATGAAGAGCTGCCACAGCTGCGACGCGACCGTGACCAGCGCCATGCCGAAGCCGACCAGCGCCAGCCCGGTGCAGATCACCGCGCGCAGGCCGTAGCGTTCCATCAGCACAGCGGCGAACGGCCCCATCAGGCCGAACAGCGCGAAGCGCAGCGCCAGCGCCGACGAGATCTGCTCGGTGCTCCAGCCGAATTCCTTGCCGAGCGGCTGCAGCATCGCGCCGGGCAGGCCGAGCGCGGCCGACATCGTCAGCATGGTCAGGAAGGTGATGGCGGCAATGATCCAGCCATAGTGGATGCCGCGGCGTTGCAACCAGGCCGAGAAGGATGTCGCGAACATGGGGCTTCCGTGTGGGGGCGTGAGAGTGAGCGGATCAGGGAACGGGATGAAAGACCGGCAGCGCGCGCTATCCGGCGTGCTCGCCCGCCGCATCGGCGCCGAGCAGCGGCAGGACATCGTCGATCAACGCATGCAGCGCGGCCACGCGCTCGATGCCGAGCTGCGCATTGAGCTTGTGCTGCGCCACCTTCCAGTGACGCTGGGCCTCGCGGCGCTTCGCCGCGCCGGCCTCGGTGATCTGCACCAGCCGGCTGCGGCCGTCGGCACCGGCACCGAGCGCCACCCAGCCGGCCGCGACCAGCGGCTGCAGGTTGCGGCTCAATGTCGAAGCCGTCATGTTCATCGCGGCGGCCAGCTCCACCGGCCGCATCGGACCGAGGTTCATGACGTTGGACAGCAGCGAATACTGCGTGGTCCGCAGGCCGCACTGCGCCACCTCGACGTCATACATCTGGCTGATGCGCCGCATGAGCTGGCGCACCTTGAAGCTGGTGCAGCCCTGGACCTTGGCCTCGGTGTTCATGGATTATGATTGTACCTGCAACTATTGCATATGCAACTCTAAGGAGATTCCGTGACGCAGAACAATGCATTGGAGAACTGGCTCGCCGAGGAGCGCGAGGTCATGGCGCGGCTCGACGCCGGCCCGGGCCCCGGCGTGGCGCGGCCCGAACAGATCGCCGGCAAGACCGGCCTGGAAATGATGGAAGCGATGCTGCGCGGCGACATCCCCTACGCCGCGATCGCCAAGACGCTGGACTTCACGCTGATGTCGGTCGCGCCGGGGCGCGCCGTGTTCCAGGGCACGCCGCTCGCGCAGCACCTGAATCCGCTCGGCACCATCCACGGCGGCTGGTTCGCCACCCTGCTCGACTCGGCGCTGGGCTGCGCGGTCCACACCATGATGCCGCCGGGCCGCGGCTACACCACGGCCGAGCTCGGCGTGAACCTGGTCAAGGCGCTCACGCCCAAGGTGCCGCGCGTGCGCGCCGAGGGCAAGGTGATCCACTGCGGCCGGCAACTCGCGACCGCCGAGGCGCGGCTGGTCGGCGCCGACGGCACGCTGTATGCGCATGCCACCACCACCTGCCTGGTGTTCGAGATGGCGTCGCGCGGCTGACGCGCGACAATGCGCGCAGCAGAACCACAGGCCCCTTCGATGCGACTCCTCCACACCATGCTGCGCGTTGGCGATCTCCAGCGCTCGATCGACTTCTACACCGGCGTGCTCGGCATGCAATTGCTGCGCCGCTCGGAAAACCCAGAATACAAATACAGCCTCGCCTTCGTCGGCTACGAAGGCAATCCGGCCCAGGCCGAGATCGAGCTGACCTACAACTGGGGCACCGACAGCTACGAACTCGGCACGGCCTACGGCCACATCGCGCTCGGCGTGCCGGATGCCCATGCGGCCTGCGAGAAGATCAAGGCCGCCGGTGGCCTTGTCACGCGCGAGGCCGGGCCGGTCAAGGGCGGCACCACCGTCATTGCCTTCGTGACGGATCCGGACGGCTACAAGATCGAATTGATCCAGCGCGCAGAGACCGCGGCCGGCGGCGGACTGCGCTGAGCCCTCCTCGTCAACGCCACTGCAGCAGCAGCGACCAGGGCTGGCGGCTCATGTGGCGATCGATGCAGCCGGGCGCGCTCGCGGTGCAGCCCGAGGACAGATAGCTCGGGTCCAGCAGCCTCGTGCCCGGCGCGAAGTCGAGCCGGCGCCGGGTGACCGACTGCAGCACATTGCCGCCGATGGTGTCGAAGCCCGTGGCATCGACGGCCACGACGGCGTCGCAATGCATCGGCAACGCGCTGCCGCCGGTAGGGCGCGTGGCCAGCACCTCGCCGATCTTGTCGAAGCTGTCGAGCCCGGCCTCGGCACCGCGTGCCTGGCACACCAGATCGCCGACGCGCGGCGGCGTGCGCGTGATGTCGCAGGCGCGCATCGCATAGCGCGTGGGCCGGCCGGCCGCTTCGTCGGCGCCGGCCTGCCATGCGGCGCCGGCGTAGTCGACATGCGCCTCCGAAAAAACGAACTCGTCCGCGCCGAGCCCGGCCTGCCGCGCGAGCCAGCTGATGAAGGCGGCGGACCAGGGTGTGTCGATCACGGCGACACGATCCAGCGCGGTCTCCACCGCGCGCAGCTCGCTCGATTCGAGGCCCTGGTCGGTGCCGACGCCGAGGCCTTGCAGATGCGCGGCCGTGGCCTGGTTCAACGCCTGTGCCAGCAGCCGGCGGTCGGCTGGCCGCAGCGCACCGAAGCGCACCAGCGAAGGCAGGCGGCCGTCCTGCGGATCGACGGCCTGCCAGTAGCCGAGCACGCGCTGCCATGGGGCCGGGCCGCGCCGACGGCTGTGCACATCCTCGGCTTCCGAATTGCCGGATGCGGTGAGCCGGCCTTCGGCGTCCATCGTCTGGTTGCCGAAGGCGATGTGTTCGCGTTGCGCGGCCGCGGCGAGTGCGAGGGCGCGCGGGGACGGCGCGATCCAAGCGGCGGTGTCGAGGCAGACCGATGCGGCCGAAGCGCCGCATGCTGGCACCAGCCAGAGTGCGACAGCCGCCACGGCGATGCGTGCCCACGGTGTCGGACTGAAAGCCTCGATGAATGGCATGACGGCGCAGGCAGCGGCCGCGCTCCGGCCTTCAGCAGCCGAGCAAATCCGCGAGGCCGCCGATATCCCGCGCATGCAGCGTGTTCTCCGCCCGCGGCGACACATCCTTCAGCTTCGACCCGAACTCGTGCGGCCGCTCGATGTAGCCGGTGCGCAGCCCGCACACGCGGGCCGCCGCGAGGTCGTCATGGTGCGCGGCCGCCAGCATGACCTGGCTCGGCGTCACGTCGAACACCGCGGCCACGCCGAGGTAGGTGCGCGGATCGGGCTTGTAGGCCTTGAAAACCTCGGCCGACAGCACGCAGTCCCACGGCAGGCCGGCGCGCTTGGCCATGTCGGTCAACAGGCCGATGTTGCCGTTGGACAGCGTGCAGATGATGTACTTGCGCTTGAGCCGCGCAAGCCCCTCGACCGCGTCCGGCCACGCGGGCAGCCGGTGCCAGGCCTTGTTGAGATCGCGCTTCTTCGCCGCGTCGAGGTCGGTCACGCCGAAGTCCTCGAGCACGGTCCCGAGGATGCCCATGTGCAGTTCGTCGATCAGCGTGAAGCCGCCCTCGCCGGCCGCGAGGCGCTCCATCACGCCCTGCATCGCCGGCCGATAGCCCGCGCGCCAGGCCAGCGCGAAGGCGGCGCCGTCGATGCCGGGCAAGGCACGCTCGACCTCGGCCCGGATGCCGCCATACCAGTCGACCACGGTGCCGAAGACGTCGAAGGCGATGACCTTCAGTTCGCTGCCGTCGAAATCCGCGCTCATCGCACCGCCCTCTTCATCGCGCCAGCTTGCTCGCCTCGCGTGCGAGCGCCTCGATGCGCGCCCAGTCGCCGGCGGCGATCGCATCGGTCGGCACGATCCACGAGCCGCCCACGCAGGCGACGTTGGACAGCGCCAGGAATTCGAGCGCATTGCCGGCGTGAACGCCGCCCGTGGGGCAGAACTTCACGTCGCCGAACGGCCCCTGCCAGGCCTTGAGCATCGCCAGGCCGCCGGCCTGCACGGCGGGAAAGAACTTGAGCTCGGTGAGGCCGTCCTCCTGCGCCATCATGATCTCGCTGCCGGTGGCGACGCCGGGCAGCAGCGGCAGCCCGAGGTCATGGCAGGCGCGGCCGACGGCGCGCGTGTAGCCCGGGCTGACGCCGAACTTCGCACCCGCCAGTGCCGAGGCCTGGGCATCGGCGGCGCTGCGGATGGTGCCCGCACCGGCGACGGCCTCGGGCACTTCCTTGGCGATGATCTCGATGCATTCGAGCGCCTCGCGCGTGCGCAGCGTGACCTCGAGCATGCGGATGCCGCCGGCCACCAGCGCGCGCGCCAGCGGCACCGCGTCCTTGACGTCGTGCAGCACGATCACCGGAATCACCGGCGCGTCATGCATCACGTCGAGGGCGGTCAATCGATCGTTCACAGCCATGTGCAGGCTCCTTCTTCGGCGGTCAATGCATTGCGGCGCATGCCGGCGAACAGGTCGCGGCCGAGGCCGAACCCGTTGGCGGTGCGCAGCGCGTCGGGCAGCGCGGCGGGTTCGCGCACGGCCCATTCGTCCTGCGGCAGCAGCACGGTCAAGGTACCGGCCACCGCATCGAGGCGGATCAGATCGCCGTCGCGCACCTTGGCGAGCGGGCCGCCGGCCGCGGCCTCGGGCGAGACGTGGATCGCCGCCGGCACGCGGCCCGAGGCGCCGCTCATGCGGCCGTCCGTGACCAGGGCCACGCGGAAGCCCTTGCCTTGCAGCACCGACAGCGGCGGCGTGAGCTTGTGCAGCTCGGGCATGCCGTTGGCCCGCGGGCCCTGCCAGCGCACCACGCAGACCACATCGCGCTCGAGCTCGCCGGCGGTGAAGGCATGCTGCAGCGCGGCCTGCGAATCGAACACGCGCGCCGGCGCCTCGATCACGTGGCGATCGTCCGGCACGGAGGAGACCTTGATCACGCTGCGACCCAGGTTGCCGCTCAGCAGCTTGAGGCCGCCGGTGGCGCTGAAGGGCTGCGACGCCGGGCGCGCGACCGCATCGTTCTTCGATGGCGCGGCCGCGTGCCATGTCAACGGCGCGCCCTGCGATGGATCGCCGGCCAGCACGGGAACGTTCGCGAACTCGCCGATGCCGCCGGCGCGCACCGTCAGCACGTCGCCATGCATCAGCCCGGCGCCGAGCAGCTCGCCGATCACGAAGCCCGGCCCGCCGGCGGCCTGGAATTCGTTGACGTCGGCGCTGCCGTTGGGATAGACCCGCGTGAGCAGAGGCACCACGTCCGACAGCTCGGAGAAATCGTTCCAGTCGATCAGGATGCCCGCGGCGCGCGCGACAGCGACCCAGTGGATCAGGTGGTTGGTCGAGCCGCCCGTCGCGAGCAGCGCGGCCATCGCGTTGACGATGACGCGCTCGTCCACCATCTCGCCGATCGGCGGCACGGTGTATGCCGCTTCGGAGGCCCGACCCAGCACCGTGCGCACGGCCTCGCGCGTGAGTTCGTCGCGCATCGCATCGCCGGGCTGGATGAAGGCCGTGCCCGGCACGTGCAGCCCCATCGCCTCGAGCAGCATCTGGTTGCTGTTGGCGGTGCCGTAGAAGGTGCAGGTGCCCTGCGTGTGATAGGCCTGCATCTCGGCATCGAGCAGCCCCTGCCGGCCCACCAGGCCTTGCGCGGCCTGCTCGCGCACCTTGGACTTGGCGCTGTTCGACATGCCCGAAGGCATCGGCCCGGCCGGCACGAACACGGTCGGCAGATGGCCGAAATGCAGCGCGCCGATCAGGAGGCCCGGCACGATCTTGTCGCACACGCCCAGGAGCAGCGCGGCATCGAACATGTCGTGCGTGAGCGCGACCGCGGTGCTCATGGCGATCACGTCGCGGCTGAACAGGCTCAGCTCCATGCCGGGCGTGCCCTGGGTCACGCCGTCGCACATCGCCGGCACGCCGCCGGCCACCTGCGCGGTGGCGCCGAGGCGGCGCGCCTCGTGCTTGACGATGTCGGGATAGCCCTGGTACGGCGCATGGGCCGACAGCATGTCGTTGTAGGCGGTGACGATGCCGATATTGGGCGCGCGTTCGCTCACCACCCTGAACTTGTCATTGGCCGGGATGCCGGCCACGGCATGCGCCACGTTGGCGCAGCCCATGCGGTCGGAGCCGCGGTCGCGGCCGCGGGTCTCGGCCAGCCGTTGCAGATAGGCCGTGCGCAGCGCGCGGCTGCGCACGCGAATGCGCTCGGTGACAGCGCGGAGGACGGGATGCATGTTCATGGGGTGCTTCGCTTTGCGGTGGCTGCGGGCCGACCCTGCATTCGGAACTAGTCGACCAGCCTCACCTCGACCCGGCGCGCCTGGACATCGTTGCCCGAGCCCGCGGTGATGGCCGGCTTCTTGAGCTCGATCTTGTCGGCCGGCACGCCCAGGCCGGTGAGCACGTCGCGCACCGTGTCGGCGCGCTTCCTGGCGAGCTGCTCGTTGAGCGCGGCGTCGCCGGTGGTGTCATGGAAGCCCGACACCTCTGCCTTGCGGCCGGCCTCGACGCCCTTGATCACCGCGGCCAGCGCCTCGGCCGCACCGGGCGCCAGGTCGGCGCTCGCGCTGGCGAAGTAGAAATTCACGACGCCGCCGTCGACGCGGATGCTCGCGCCGTCGGGGATCACGACGGTCACGGTCTCGGTCACCTCGGCCACGGTGCTGGTGGCGGGCGCCGCGGCGGCGGCCACCGCCGGGACCGGCCCGTGCGGCGCGTGGGCGCGGTGGTAGAGCACGATACCGACCACGAAGAAGATCACGAACGCGATCAGCCCGAGCAGGAAGGCGAGGACGAAGTTTTGCTGGCTGTCGTCGGCGGTCGATGGCATCGGTCGATCTCCGTAGGTAAGGGGTCGGTAAATAATGGTGCGGTGAACCATGACCGCCAAATTGTAGGCGTCGCCCCTTCGGGTCCGGGCGGCGACCCCGGCCCCCCCGGACTGGACCCCATGCCCAAGCCCCTGCGCGACCCCAAGCCGATGCTCGACCGCGTGATCGACGAATGGGGCGGCCACCACGATCTCTGGCTGTTCGGCTACGGCTCGCTGATCTGGCGGCCCGACTTCGACTTCAGCGAGCGGCATCCTGCGCGGGTCCATGGCTGGCACCGGGCGCTCAAGATGTGGAGCCGCGTCAACCGCGGCACGGTCGAAAACCCGGGCCTGGTGTTCGGCCTGCTGTCGGGCGGCAGCTGCCGCGGCATGGTGTTCCGCATCCCGATGGCCGACGTGCTCGAGACGCTCGGCCGCCTGTGGCTGCGCGAGATGCCGACCGGCGTCTACGATCCGCGCTGGCTCGATTGCGACATGCCGCATGGCACGGTCCGCGCGCTGGCCTTCACGCTCTCGCGGCGCAGCCCGAACTTCACCGGCGAGCTGAGCGAAGAGCGCTACCGCCACATCTTCGCGAACGCGGCCGGCCGCTACGGCACCTCGCTGGACTATGCGCAGCAAACCCTGCTGGAGCTCAGGCGCCACGGCATCCACGATGCGGCGCTGGCGCGGCTGGTGCGCCTGGCCGAGGCGCATCTCGTGGCATTGGCTGCTGCCCGCGGCGCGCCGGCTTCGGTATACCCTCGGGCTTCCGGATCCGAATCCCCGACGAAGGAGTAGCCATGTCCCCTCGCCTCTTCGCTTGCCTTGCCCCGCTGCTGGCCGCGGGCCTGCTGGCCGGCTGCGGCGCCATGATGGGTTCGCGCGCAGACGCCAGCGCCGAGCTGATGCCCACGGCGGCCATCACGCCAAACCCGACCACCGGCAGCGTCAGCTTCACCGCGCTCGAACACGGCGTGCGCGTCGCCGGCGAAGTGCGCGGCCTGCAGCCGGGCACCGAGCATGGCTTTCACATCCACGAGAAAGGCGACTGCGGCGACAACGGCAATGCCTCGGGCGGCCATTTCAATCCGTCCGGCGGCACGCACGGCAAGTTCGGCGCGCCCGGCAGCCATGCCGGCGAGCTGCCCAGCCTGGTCGCGGATGCCGGCGGCGTGGCGCGCTTCAGCGTCGACGTGCACACCCTCTCGCTCACCGAGGGCGCGGCCAACAACGTGGTCGGCCGTGCGCTGGTCGTGCACCGCGACCGCGATGACTACACGACCCAGCCGGCCGGCAACTCCGGCCCGCGCATCGCCTGCGCGGTGATCACGCGGCGCTGAGCCGCGCCTTGAGCAACAGCTCGGCGCGCGCGAGCGCCTCGGGCGTGTCGATGTCGGTCACGATGCCGATGTCGTCGACCTCGACCTGCGCCACCGCACCGGCCTCTCGCAGCGCGCGAAGCACCGGCGCCGCGCCCTGGTTGCCGCCGAGCGCGGCCAGCGCCTCGCGGCAATCGGCCGCGAAGCCGACCGGGTGCCCGCGTTCGCCGCGGTGCTGCGGCTGGGCGGCACGCATCGGCGCGGCGAGCGCATGCGCCACAGCCAGCAGCGTGGCCGGCCGCACCAGCGGCAGATCGCCGGGCAGGATCAGCCAGCCCGCGGCATCGGCCGTCGCGCGCACCGCGGCGGCGATCGAATCCCCCATGCCGGGATGCCCCGCGTCTTCCAGATGCCACGGCAGGCCGCTCGCGCGCACGGCGGCCAGCGTGTGGCCGAGCACGGTGCTCGCGCCCAGCGCGGCCTGCAGTTTCGAACCGGTGCCGCCGGCCGCGCGAAAGCGTTCGCCGCGGCCCGAGGCGAGCACGATCACGGTGGGAAAGCGCGATGCAGGGTCAAGCTCCATGCCCGACAGTATCTCCGCTTCGCATGCGCAACAATGGCGCCATGAGCTCTCCCACCACGACGCTGGCCGCGCTGCGCAAGAGCTACGAGCGCGCCGAACTTGACGAGACCCGCAGCGCCGAGAATCCGCTGCAGCAGTTCGAGCGCTGGCTCGGCGAGGCGATCGAGGCTCAGGTGCCCGAGCCGAACGCGATGACCCTGGCCACCGTCGGCGGCGACCTGCGCCCGTCGACGCGCATCGTGCTCATCAAGGGCTTCGACGCGCGCGGCATCGTCTGGTACACCAACTACGAGAGCCGCAAGGGCCGGGAGCTGGCCGGCAATCCCTACGCCGCGCTGCAATTCCACTGGGTCGAACTGGAGCGCGTGGTGCGCATCGAGGGCCGCGTCGGCAAGGTGAGCGAGACCGAGAGCGATGCCTACTTCGCCAGCCGTCCGCTCGATTCGCGCATCGGCGCCTGGGCCAGTCCGCAGAGCGAAGTGATCAGCGGGCGCGACGTGCTGGTGAAGAACGCGGCCGTGCAGGCGGCCAGGCACCTGCTCTCGCCGCCGCGGCCGCCGCACTGGGGCGGCTTCCGGCTGGTCCCCGATCGCTGGGAGTTCTGGCAGGGCCGCAAGAGCCGGCTGCATGACCGCCTGCGCTACCGCCTCGAAGACGGCGCGTGGCTGCGGGAACGGCTGGCGCCGTGAGCGCCGCGCCGGGCCGCCCCGAGCAAGCTCGCACCCCCTCGGGGGGCAGCGAGGACACGAAGTGCCGAGCGTAGGGGCACCAATGAGCATTGAGGCCTCGAACAAGGCCAGCACCGGCCTGCTGTGGGTCGTCGCTGCGGCCTTCTTCATGCAGACGCTGGACACCACCATCGTCAACACCGCGCTGCCCTCGATGGCGCACAGCCTCGACGTCAACCCGCTCGCGATGCAGCCGGTGATCGTCGCCTACACGCTGACGATGGCGATGCTCACGCCGGCCTCGGGCTGGCTGGCCGACCGCTTCGGCACGCGTGCGACCTACTTCGGCTCGATCCTGATGTTCGCGCTCGGCTCGGTGGCCTGCGCCAGTGCCCAGTCGCTGCCGCAGCTGATCGCGGCGCGCGTGCTGCAGGGCATCGGCGGCTCGATGCTGCTGCCGATCGGCCGGCTCGCGATGCTGCGCAGCGCGACCGGCGAGCAGTACGTCGCGACCATCGCCACCGTGACCATTGCCGGCCAGCTCGGTCCGCTGCTCGGCCCGACGCTGGGCGGCTGGCTGGTGCAGGCCGTGAGCTGGCATGCGATCTTCCTGATCAACGTGCCGATCGGCCTGATCGGCCTCTGGGCGGTGCGGCGCTATGTGCCGGTGCAGCGCCTCGCGCAATTGCCGCGGCTCGACTTCGTCGGCTTCGCGCTGCTGTCGACCTGCATGGTTGCCTTTTCGCTCGCGCTCGACGTGCCGGCACGCACGCACCGCGCGGCCTGGTCCGGCGGCTTGCTCGCGCTGAGCGCGATCGCGGTGGGGCTCTACCTGCTGCATGCGCGGCGGCGGCCGGCGCCGCTGTTTCGCCTGGGCCTGTTTCGCGAACCGAACTTCAGCGTCGGACTGATCGGCAACATGGTCTCGCGCATCGGCATCAGCGCCTTGCCCTTCCTGCTGCCATTGCTGCTGCAGCTTCAGCTCGGCTACAGCCCGCTGCAGTCGGGGATGATGATGATCCCGGTGGCGCTGGGCGGCATTGCCATCAAGCCGCTCATCAGCGGGTTGCTGCGGCGTTTCGGCTACGACAGCTTCCTGCTGTACAACACGCTGATCGTCGGCGCCGCCATGATCTCCCTGGCGCTCATCAAGCCCGGCTGGCCGCTGTGGCTGCAGATCGTGCAGCTCGCCGTCTTCGGCGGCGCCGCCTCGATGCAATTCGCGGCCATGAACAGCATCACCCTGAAGGGCCTGAGCAACGAGGACGCCGGCAGCGGCAACAGCCTCTTCACGATGGTGCAGATGCTGGCGCTGGGCCTGGGCGCGACGATCGGCGGCGGCCTCGTCTCGCTGCTGTCGGACCACCTGGCCTCGACGGCGCTCGCGTTCCGCTACACCTTCGTCGCGGTCGGCATCATCACGCTGCTGTCGTCCGTGGTGTTCCGCTGGCTCGACGACGTCGAGTTCAAAGGCGGTTCGCCGGCGCCATCGCGATCGACCGCGTGACCGCCTGCGCGGTCTTCACTCCGGCCGGATGTCCGCGGCCTTCGCCACCTTCTTCCAGCGCGCGATCTCGGCGGCGATGAAGTCGGCGAACTGCTGCGGCTTCATCGGCGCGGGCTCGGCGCCTTCCTTGATGAAGAAGGCCTTCATCTCGCTCGACTGGATCTGCTTGTTGATCTCGGCATTGAGCTTGTCCACCACCGCCTGCGGCGTGTTCGCCGGCGCCAGCACGCCCCACCACAGGTCCACCGCGCTGCCCTTGTAGCCGGACTCCTCGAGCGAGGGAATGTCGGGCGCGACCTGCGAACGCGTGGCGGTGGTCAGCGCCAGCGCGCGCGCATTGCCGCCGCGCACCTGGGTCAGGATCGACGGCGCGCTGGCCACCAGCACGTCGATCTGCCCGCCCAGCAGGTCGGTGGTCGCCGGCCCCATGCCCTTGTAGGGCACGTGGGTCATCTTGATGCCGGCCGCGGCGGTGAACAGCTCGGTCGCGAAATGGTTGATGCTGCCGGCGCCCGAGGTGCCGTAGTTCAGCTTGCCCGGGCTGGCCTTGG from Variovorax sp. PBL-E5 includes the following:
- a CDS encoding superoxide dismutase family protein, translating into MSPRLFACLAPLLAAGLLAGCGAMMGSRADASAELMPTAAITPNPTTGSVSFTALEHGVRVAGEVRGLQPGTEHGFHIHEKGDCGDNGNASGGHFNPSGGTHGKFGAPGSHAGELPSLVADAGGVARFSVDVHTLSLTEGAANNVVGRALVVHRDRDDYTTQPAGNSGPRIACAVITRR
- a CDS encoding nucleotidyltransferase family protein → MELDPASRFPTVIVLASGRGERFRAAGGTGSKLQAALGASTVLGHTLAAVRASGLPWHLEDAGHPGMGDSIAAAVRATADAAGWLILPGDLPLVRPATLLAVAHALAAPMRAAQPQHRGERGHPVGFAADCREALAALGGNQGAAPVLRALREAGAVAQVEVDDIGIVTDIDTPEALARAELLLKARLSAA
- the pdxH gene encoding pyridoxamine 5'-phosphate oxidase, with amino-acid sequence MRNNGAMSSPTTTLAALRKSYERAELDETRSAENPLQQFERWLGEAIEAQVPEPNAMTLATVGGDLRPSTRIVLIKGFDARGIVWYTNYESRKGRELAGNPYAALQFHWVELERVVRIEGRVGKVSETESDAYFASRPLDSRIGAWASPQSEVISGRDVLVKNAAVQAARHLLSPPRPPHWGGFRLVPDRWEFWQGRKSRLHDRLRYRLEDGAWLRERLAP
- a CDS encoding DHA2 family efflux MFS transporter permease subunit, which encodes MSIEASNKASTGLLWVVAAAFFMQTLDTTIVNTALPSMAHSLDVNPLAMQPVIVAYTLTMAMLTPASGWLADRFGTRATYFGSILMFALGSVACASAQSLPQLIAARVLQGIGGSMLLPIGRLAMLRSATGEQYVATIATVTIAGQLGPLLGPTLGGWLVQAVSWHAIFLINVPIGLIGLWAVRRYVPVQRLAQLPRLDFVGFALLSTCMVAFSLALDVPARTHRAAWSGGLLALSAIAVGLYLLHARRRPAPLFRLGLFREPNFSVGLIGNMVSRIGISALPFLLPLLLQLQLGYSPLQSGMMMIPVALGGIAIKPLISGLLRRFGYDSFLLYNTLIVGAAMISLALIKPGWPLWLQIVQLAVFGGAASMQFAAMNSITLKGLSNEDAGSGNSLFTMVQMLALGLGATIGGGLVSLLSDHLASTALAFRYTFVAVGIITLLSSVVFRWLDDVEFKGGSPAPSRSTA
- a CDS encoding Bug family tripartite tricarboxylate transporter substrate binding protein gives rise to the protein MAFHHVTDRRRVLAAIAALALPAVAFAQADAFPNKPITLVVGSAPGGSNDTFARAVGKRLQDALGQPVVVDNKPAGGGVIANATVARAAADGYTLVVLSSTFTTGAAIRTNLTYDAIKDFKPVAMLAKGPMLVTVNKDSRFKTIQDLVAAAKASPGKLNYGTSGAGSINHFATELFTAAAGIKMTHVPYKGMGPATTDLLGGQIDVLVASAPSILTQVRGGNARALALTTATRSQVAPDIPSLEESGYKGSAVDLWWGVLAPANTPQAVVDKLNAEINKQIQSSEMKAFFIKEGAEPAPMKPQQFADFIAAEIARWKKVAKAADIRPE